Proteins found in one Nostoc sp. NIES-3756 genomic segment:
- a CDS encoding VWA domain-containing protein, which translates to MNTAERDLRLEMLNSLLTTPHRKLEQVAEIHKLIIELDPLFYGHLAVWYQNHGDVRDHKEVFVAHLLTSNLTEHRDAGFMMLQEFPPYQVARIVDFMKQQQNKMPRSARTAVRRYLKTRESNHNLFDRAALRGRNAMKHLYASLHIKPNERANAILFRDTPPEGSLAYVLKQLAKAESAVEQARLIVEYKIPYAIAIGAIKQLTPVALVALINSMTPQEVINNLKSLQTRGAMDNPEVKRLIDAKLEEASKSGRVAAFKAQIAADTADFDADTVARLEKVTNEQVKRRGTISRPTALFVDKSGSMESAIEIGKRLAALISGITQAELYVYAFDTIPYPVTAKGRELTDWERAFQHIKAGSSTSIGCALEAMRRKKQVVDQIILVTDEGENATPYFSEVYKNYCRELGVMPNVVIVRVGTYYNWVESQLKQQQAPVETFTFAGDYYSLPNLVPLLTRPSRLDLLMEIMELSLPVRDDK; encoded by the coding sequence ATGAACACCGCAGAACGTGATTTGCGTCTAGAAATGCTCAATAGTTTACTCACCACTCCTCACCGCAAGCTAGAGCAAGTTGCAGAAATTCACAAGTTAATTATTGAATTAGACCCACTTTTTTACGGACATCTAGCAGTTTGGTATCAGAATCATGGCGATGTGCGTGACCACAAGGAAGTATTTGTAGCACATTTGCTCACTAGCAATTTGACCGAACACAGAGATGCTGGCTTTATGATGCTGCAAGAGTTTCCGCCTTATCAGGTAGCTCGAATAGTGGATTTTATGAAACAGCAGCAAAATAAAATGCCTCGTTCAGCCAGAACTGCGGTGCGCCGTTACCTAAAGACACGGGAAAGCAATCATAATTTATTTGACCGTGCTGCACTACGGGGTCGTAATGCGATGAAACACTTGTATGCGTCACTGCATATCAAGCCAAACGAACGGGCGAATGCGATTCTGTTCCGGGATACTCCTCCAGAGGGTTCTTTAGCATATGTGCTGAAGCAACTCGCCAAGGCAGAAAGTGCTGTAGAACAAGCAAGGCTAATTGTAGAGTACAAAATTCCCTATGCGATCGCCATTGGTGCTATTAAGCAACTTACACCAGTTGCGTTAGTGGCGTTAATCAACAGCATGACTCCCCAAGAAGTTATCAATAACCTCAAGTCTTTGCAAACTAGAGGTGCAATGGATAACCCAGAAGTCAAAAGGCTGATTGATGCCAAGCTAGAGGAAGCCTCTAAGAGTGGGCGGGTTGCTGCATTCAAAGCACAGATTGCCGCAGATACCGCAGACTTCGACGCAGACACCGTTGCTCGATTGGAAAAAGTTACCAACGAGCAGGTAAAGCGACGGGGTACAATTTCTCGCCCAACTGCCTTATTCGTGGACAAGTCCGGCTCAATGGAAAGTGCGATCGAGATTGGTAAGCGCCTAGCTGCTCTCATCTCTGGTATCACTCAGGCAGAACTGTATGTTTACGCCTTCGATACCATTCCTTACCCTGTAACAGCCAAAGGCAGGGAGTTAACCGACTGGGAGCGTGCTTTCCAACACATTAAAGCAGGTAGTAGTACTAGTATCGGCTGTGCATTAGAAGCAATGCGCCGGAAAAAGCAGGTAGTTGACCAAATTATTCTGGTGACTGATGAAGGTGAAAATGCTACACCTTATTTCAGTGAAGTCTACAAGAACTATTGCCGAGAATTGGGAGTAATGCCCAATGTGGTAATTGTTCGTGTGGGTACTTATTACAACTGGGTAGAAAGTCAACTTAAGCAGCAACAAGCACCTGTAGAAACTTTCACCTTTGCGGGTGACTACTACAGCTTGCCAAACCTAGTACCACTTTTGACACGTCCCTCTCGTCTCGATTTGCTGATGGAAATTATGGAATTGTCATTGCCTGTACGGGACGATAAATAA
- a CDS encoding NfeD family protein, whose protein sequence is MNNPILVIAVVVIIVGLIIGALIVGLIYLQQRRQVVDSLIRMNNVVGCFATVEVPLNQNSRGKVRVNLKGSLVDFVAFTEENHDFNQGDSVVIVRIKGNKVWIVSI, encoded by the coding sequence ATGAATAATCCAATCCTTGTAATTGCTGTTGTTGTAATTATTGTAGGACTCATTATTGGTGCATTAATTGTGGGGTTAATTTATCTGCAACAGCGACGACAGGTAGTAGATAGCCTCATACGTATGAATAATGTAGTGGGTTGTTTCGCTACAGTGGAAGTTCCTTTGAATCAAAATAGTCGGGGTAAAGTGCGTGTCAATCTCAAAGGTTCTTTGGTCGATTTTGTTGCTTTCACCGAAGAAAATCATGATTTTAATCAAGGTGATTCTGTTGTAATAGTGAGAATAAAAGGTAATAAGGTATGGATAGTTAGTATTTGA
- a CDS encoding HAD family hydrolase, with protein sequence MLRDIRAAIFDMDGLLFDTESIARWAWQQALASHGYIMDDNFYNEFVGRDLVWRERILKQRYGNHFPFEAVKRQRIEIGDRRELQEGLPIKPGALNLLSQLNILGIVIALATGTSRSRTIRRLSNAGILHYFTTIVTSDDVLQGKPAPDIYLEVSRRINVAPMQCVVFEDSCVGIEAAFTAGMYPIMVPDIEQPSPDIRCLTYQVLESLEQVSELLEERLEARS encoded by the coding sequence GTGTTACGAGATATCCGCGCCGCAATCTTTGATATGGATGGTTTGCTGTTTGATACAGAAAGTATTGCTCGTTGGGCATGGCAGCAAGCGCTGGCAAGTCATGGATATATAATGGATGACAATTTCTACAATGAATTTGTCGGGCGTGATTTGGTATGGCGAGAAAGAATCCTCAAACAAAGATATGGCAACCATTTTCCTTTTGAGGCAGTAAAAAGACAGCGAATTGAAATAGGTGATCGGCGAGAATTACAAGAGGGTTTACCCATCAAGCCAGGGGCGTTAAATTTACTTTCCCAACTCAACATTTTAGGAATTGTCATTGCTTTAGCCACTGGTACATCTCGTAGTCGCACAATCCGCCGCTTAAGCAACGCAGGCATTTTGCATTACTTTACAACCATTGTCACCAGCGACGATGTACTACAAGGTAAACCTGCACCAGATATATATTTAGAAGTGAGCCGCCGCATCAATGTTGCACCTATGCAGTGTGTAGTATTTGAAGATTCATGTGTGGGTATAGAAGCAGCATTTACAGCCGGGATGTATCCGATTATGGTTCCCGATATAGAACAACCATCTCCAGACATCAGATGTTTGACTTACCAAGTATTGGAATCGTTAGAGCAAGTTAGTGAGTTATTAGAGGAGAGGCTAGAGGCTAGAAGTTAG
- a CDS encoding flotillin family protein codes for MIMNFKQELETVKIAQIDVNTFDNNKEDNGFEGLLYSSIPVALSIFSAVVLVWFIKSFLCICKPNEVLILSGRKWRTKDGQEMGYRVLLGGRAIRIPIVETVKRMDVTTMPVRVEVRNAYAKGGTPLNIQAIANVKISTDPAVVGNAIERFLDRDRSELARVSRETLEGYLRGVVATLTPEELNEDRLSFAQRIASDVSRDLSKLGLQLDTLKIQSVSDDVDYLKSWGRKQIALVIRDAEIAESNALTQAEQIEAQSEEYAQVAKTQDKIIVLEKENELRKIKAKLEQKAKSEEEITTATAQEKKAKAEQVLQALRAELERLRLQADEILPAEAHRQAQELRAKGEAAFLEENAKAAALVNDILAQVWQQTGNDASKLFLIQQIETVLQEAVQIPKRIHLEKVNVIDNGDGKSVASLVNIYPEIVLQFLENVNRSLGIDVAGTLAKGER; via the coding sequence ATGATTATGAACTTTAAACAAGAGTTAGAAACGGTAAAGATAGCTCAGATTGATGTAAATACCTTCGATAATAATAAAGAAGATAATGGTTTTGAAGGTCTACTTTATAGTAGTATTCCTGTTGCTTTATCTATCTTTAGTGCGGTTGTACTTGTCTGGTTTATCAAGTCTTTTTTGTGCATTTGTAAACCAAATGAAGTCTTGATTCTGTCGGGGCGCAAATGGCGGACTAAAGATGGTCAGGAGATGGGTTATCGAGTGTTATTGGGTGGGCGTGCTATTCGGATTCCGATAGTAGAAACTGTCAAGCGGATGGATGTAACAACCATGCCTGTGAGGGTGGAAGTACGGAATGCTTACGCTAAGGGGGGAACGCCTTTAAATATTCAAGCGATCGCCAATGTGAAAATTTCCACAGATCCGGCGGTTGTGGGTAATGCAATTGAACGCTTTTTAGACCGCGATCGCTCAGAATTAGCGCGTGTTTCCCGCGAAACGCTAGAAGGTTATCTCCGGGGTGTAGTTGCTACCCTCACACCAGAAGAACTCAACGAAGATCGCCTCAGTTTTGCCCAGCGTATCGCCTCCGATGTCAGTCGCGACTTGAGTAAATTGGGGTTGCAGTTAGACACCTTAAAAATACAAAGCGTATCTGATGATGTAGACTATCTCAAATCCTGGGGACGTAAACAAATCGCCTTAGTAATTCGAGATGCAGAAATTGCCGAATCTAATGCACTCACCCAAGCAGAACAAATCGAAGCCCAATCTGAAGAATACGCCCAAGTCGCCAAAACTCAAGACAAAATTATTGTGCTGGAGAAGGAAAACGAACTCCGCAAAATCAAAGCCAAGCTAGAACAAAAAGCTAAATCTGAAGAAGAGATTACCACGGCTACTGCTCAAGAAAAGAAAGCCAAAGCCGAACAAGTCCTACAAGCACTAAGGGCGGAATTAGAACGCTTACGCCTACAAGCTGATGAAATTCTCCCCGCCGAAGCCCACCGCCAAGCCCAAGAACTCCGCGCCAAAGGAGAAGCCGCCTTCTTAGAAGAAAATGCCAAAGCCGCAGCTTTAGTAAACGATATATTGGCACAAGTTTGGCAGCAAACAGGCAATGATGCTTCTAAGTTGTTCCTAATTCAACAAATTGAAACCGTCCTCCAAGAAGCAGTACAGATTCCCAAACGCATTCACCTAGAAAAGGTGAATGTAATTGATAACGGCGATGGCAAATCT